One genomic window of Rhinolophus ferrumequinum isolate MPI-CBG mRhiFer1 chromosome 23, mRhiFer1_v1.p, whole genome shotgun sequence includes the following:
- the NCOA6 gene encoding nuclear receptor coactivator 6 isoform X1 — MVLDDLPNLEDIYTSLCSSTVEDSEMDFDSGLEDDDTKSDSILEDSTIFVAFKGNIDDKDFKWKLDTILENVPNLLHMESSKLKVQKVEPWNSVRVTFNIPREAAERLRILAQSNNQQLRDLGILSVQIEGEGAINLALAQNRSQDVRLNGPMGAGNSVRMEAGFPMAGGPGLIRMTSPATVMIPEGGNVSSSMMAQGPNSELQPRTPRPASQSDAMDPLLSGLHIQQQSHPSGSLAPPHHPMQPVPVNRQMNPANFPQLQQQHQQQQQQQQQLQARPPQQHQQQQPQGIRPQFTAPTQVPVPPGWNQLPSGALQPPPAQASLGTMTANQGWKKAPLPGPMQQQLQARPSLATVQTPSHPPPPYPFGSQQASQAHTNFPQMSNPGQFTAPQMKSLQGGPSRVPTPLQQPHLTNKSPASSPSSFQQGSPASSPTVNQTQQQMGPRPPQNNPLPQGFQQPVSSPGRNPMVQQGNGPPNFMVMQQQPPNQGPQSLHPGLGGMPKRLPPGFSAGQANPNFMQGQVPSTTTATPGNSGAPQLQANQNVQHAGGQGAGPPQNQMQVSHGPPNMMQTSLMGIHGNMNNQQAGSSGVPQVNLGNMQGQPQQGPPSQLMSMHQQIVPSQGQMVQQQGSLNPQNPMILSRAPLMPQGQMMVNPQSQNLGPSPQRMTPPKQMLPQQGPQMMAPHNQMIGPQGQVLLQQNPMIEQIMTNQMQGNKQQFNTQNQSSVMPGPAQIMRGPTPNMQGNMVQFTGQMSGQLLPQQGPVNNSPSQVMGIQGQVLRTPGPNPHMAQQHGDPATTANNDVSLSQMMPDVSMQQTNMVPPHVQAMQGNSAAGNHFSGHGMPFNAPFSGAPNGNQMSCGQNPGFPVNKDVTLTSPLLVNLLQSDISAGHFGVNNKQNNTNANKPKKKKPPRKKKNSQQDINTPDTRPAGLEEADQQPLPGDQGINLDNSGPKLPEFSSRPPGYPSQPVEQRPLQQMPPQLMQHVAPPPQPAQQQPQPQLPPPQQQQPPPPPTQPQSQQQQQQQQQQQQQMMMMLMMQQDPKSVRLPVSQNAHPPRGPLNPDSQRMPMQQSGSMPVMVSLQGPASVPPSPDKQRMPMPVNTPLGSNSRKMVYQENPQNPASSPLGEMSSLPEASSSEVPSVSGGPNNMPSHLVVSQNQLMMTGPKPGPSPLSVTQGAAPQQPPINSLPSSHGHHFPNVAAPTQTSRPKTPNRASPRPYYPQTPNNRPPSTEPSEISLSPERLNASIAGLFPPQINIPLPPRPNLNRGFDQQGLNPTTLKAIGQAPSNLTMNNPSNFAAPQTHKLDSVVVNSGKQSNSGTTKRASPSNSRRSSPGSSRKTTPSPGRQNAKAPKLTLASQPNATLLQNVELPRNVLVSPTPLANPPVPGSFPNNSGLNPQTPAMPVAAVGGVLEDNKESVNVPQDSDCQNSQGRKEQANVELKAGPAQEVKTVVSEDQSKKDGQPLDPNKLPSVEENKSLVSPAMREAPTSLSQLLDNSGAPNVTIKPPGLTDVEVTPPVVSGEDLKKASVIPTLQDPSSSKEPSNSLNLPHSNEPCSTLVHPELSEVSSNVAPSIPPVISRPVSSSSISTPLPPNQITVFVTSNPITTSANTSAAALPTHLQSALMSTVVTMPNVGSKVMVSEGQSAAQSNARPQFITPVFINSSSIIQVMKGSQPSTIPAAPLTTNSGLMPPSVAVVGPLHIPQNIKFSAPVPPNAPSSSPAPNIQTGRPLVLNSRATPVQLPSPPCTTPVVPPHPPVQQVKELNPDEASPQVSTSADQNTLPSSQSTAMVSPLLTNSPGSSVNRRSPVSSSKGKGKVDKIGQILLTKACKKVTGSLEKGEEQYGADGETEGHGLETTAPGLVGTEQLPTELDSKTPTPPAPTLLKMTSSPVGSGSTSAGPNLPGGTLPTSVRSIVTTLVPSELISAAPTTKNNHVGLASEPLAGGLMEEKVGSHPELLPSIAPSQSLVPKETPATALQGSVTRPELEANAAIVSGQSSEPKEIIEKSKTPSRRNSRTEEPAVASESVENGHRKRSSRPASASSSTKDITSVVQSKRRKSK, encoded by the exons gattAATAAGAATGACCAGCCCTGCCACTGTTATGATACCCGAGGGTGGAAATGTGTCATCTTCCATGATGGCACAAGGCCCCAATTCAGAGCTACAGCCCAGAACTCCTCGTCCTGCTTCTCAGTCAG ATGCAATGGATCCACTCCTCTCTGGGCTCCATATACAGCAACAAAGTCATCCCTCAGGATCTTTAGCTCCCCCACACCACCCAATGCAGCCTGTCCCTGTGAATAGACAAATGAACCCCGCTAATTTTccccagctgcagcagcagcatcaacagcagcagcagcagcagcaacagttGCAGGCAAGACCCCCACAGCAACATCAGCAGCAACAGCCACAGGGAATTCGACCCCAGTTTACTGCCCCAACTCAGGTGCCTGTTCCTCCAGGCTGGAACCAGCTGCCTTCCGGAGCCCTTCAGCCTCCTCCAGCCCAGGCTTCTCTGGGCACAATGACTGCAAACCAAGGGTGGAAGAAGGCTCCCTTGCCTGGCCCAATGCAACAGCAACTCCAGGCAAGACCATCCTTAGCCACGGTACAGAcaccttcccaccctccccctccaTATCCCTTTGGCAGCCAGCAAGCCTCACAAGCCCATACAAACTTTCCTCAGATGAGCAACCCAGGCCAGTTCACAGCTCCTCAGATGAAGAGCTTGCAGGGAGGGCCCTCCAGGGTTCCAACCCCCCTGCAGCAGCCCCACCTCACCAACAAGTCTCCTgcctcctcaccctcctccttCCAGCAGGGATCCCCTGCATCTTCCCCAACGGTTAACCAAACTCAGCAGCAGATGGGACCAAGGCCACCTCAAAATAACCCACTTCCCCAGGGATTTCAGCAGCCCGTCAGCTCTCCAGGTCGGAATCCTATGGTTCAACAGGGAAACGGGCCACCTAACTTCATGGTGATGCAGCAGCAACCACCAAACCAGGGGCCACAGAGTTTACATCCAGGCCTAGGAG GAATGCCTAAACGCCTCCCACCTGGCTTCTCAGCAGGACAGGCCAATCCGAACTTTATGCAAGGTCAGGTGCCTTCGACCACAACCGCCACCCCTGGGAATTCAGGAGCCCCTCAGCTGCAAGCAAATCAAAATGTCCAGCATGCAG gtgGTCAAGGAGCTGGTCCTCCTCAAAACCAGATGCAGGTGTCCCACGGGCCACCAAATATGATGCAGACCAGCCTCATGGGAATTCATGGCAACATGAACAACCAGCAGGCTGGTAGTTCTGGGGTTCCTCAGGTGAACCTGGGCAACATGCAAGGCCAGCCCCAGCAGGGCCCGCCGTCTCAGCTGATGAGCATGCACCAGCAGATCGTGCCCTCCCAGGGTCAGATGGTCCAGCAACAAGGAAGCTTGAACCCTCAGAACCCTATGATCCTTTCAAGGGCCCCACTTATGCCACAGGGCCAGATGATGGTGAACCCTCAGAGCCAAAATCTTGGGCCCTCGCCCCAAAGGATGACCCCACCCAAGCAGATGCTTCCCCAGCAGGGCCCACAAATGATGGCGCCGCATAACCAGATGATCGGGCCTCAGGGGCAAGTTTTGCTCCAGCAGAACCCAATGATAGAGCAAATCATGACCAATCAGATGCAGGGGAATAAGCAACAGTTTAACACTCAGAACCAATCCAGTGTCATGCCGGGACCAGCACAGATAATGAGGGGACCAACTCCAAACATGCAAGGAAACATGGTGCAGTTTACGGGACAGATGTCAGGACAGTTGCTGCCCCAGCAAGGGCCTGTGAACAATAGTCCTTCTCAAGTTATGGGGATTCAGGGGCAGGTCTTGCGGACACCAGGGCCCAACCCACACATGGCCCAGCAGCATGGTGATCCTGCTACTACAGCAAATAACGATGTCAGCTTGTCTCAAATGATGCCTGATGTTAGCATGCAACAAACCAACATGGTCCCCCCCCACGTGCAGGCCATGCAGGGAAACAGTGCCGCGGGAAACCACTTCTCAGGCCATGGGATGCCTTTCAATGCACCTTTCAGTGGAGCACCCAATGGAAATCAGATGTCCTGTGGTCAGAATCCAGGCTTTCCGGTCAATAAGGATGTCACACTAACAAGCCCGTTGTTGGTCAACTTACTGCAGAGTGACATCTCTGCAGGCCATTTTGGGGtaaacaataagcaaaataatacCAACGCAAATAAACCGAAGAAGAAGAAACCTCCTCggaagaagaaaaatagtcaGCAAGATATAAA CACCCCAGATACTCGTCCAGCTGGTTTGGAGGAGGCCGATCAGCAGCCACTGCCTGGAGATCAAGGAATTAACTTGGACAACTCAGGCCCTAAACTGCCAGAATTTTCAAGCCGACCACCAG GTTATCCTTCTCAACCAGTTGAACAGAGGCCACTTCAGCAGATGCCTCCTCAGCTCATGCAGCATGTGGCACCCCCACCACAGCCAgcacagcagcagccacagccacAATTGCCACCGCCACAACAGCAGCAGCCGCCGCCACCTCCCACTCAGCCGCAgtcgcagcagcagcagcagcagcagcagcagcagcagcagcagatgaTGATGATGCTGATGATGCAGCAGGACCCCAAATCAGTTAGGCTGCCAGTCTCCCAAAATGCCCATCCCCCGAGAGGCCCCCTGAACCCGGATTCCCAGAGAATGCCCATGCAACAGAGTGGCAGTATGCCTGTCATGGTCAGTTTGCAAGGACCTGCCTCTGTGCCACCGTCACCTGATAAACAGAGGATGCCAATGCCTGTGAATACGCCTTTGGGAAGCAATTCAAGGAAAATGGTATACCAGGAAAACCCGCAAAATCCTGCCAGCTCACCCCTGGGAGAGATGTCTTCACTCCCTGAAGCGAGCAGCAGTGAAGTACCATCTGTCTCAGGAGGCCCAAATAACATGCCTTCACATTTAGTAGTTTCCCAGAATCAGTTGATGATGACAGGGCCCAAACCTGGACCATCACCCCTTTCGGTAACTCAAGGTGCAGCTCCGCAGCAGCCCCCTATAAATTCCCTGCCCAGCTCTCATGGCCACCATTTTCCGAATGTGGCTGCTCCAACCCAAACATCTAGGCCTAAAACACCAAACAGAGCCAGCCCCAGACCCTATTATCCGCAGACACCCAACAACCGCCCTCCCAGCACAGAACCTTCAGAAATCAGTCTATCACCAGAAAGACTCAATGCCTCCATAGCAGGACTCTTCCCCCCACAGATTAATATTCCTTTACCTCCTAGGCCAAATTTAAACAGGGGCTTTGATCAACAGGGCCTAAATCCAACAACTCTGAAGGCCATCGGGCAAGCACCTTCAAATCTGACCATGAATAATCCTTCCAATTTTGCTGCCCCACAAACTCACAAATTAGACTCTGTGGTGGTGAATTCTGGAAAGCAGTCTAATTCTGGAACAACAAAACGGGCAAGTCCAAGCAACAGTCGCAGGTCTAGTCCTGGGTCCAGTAGGAAAACCACCCCAAGTCCTGGGAGGCAAAATGCAAAAGCCCCTAAACTTACTCTGGCCTCTCAACCAAATGCAACCCTGTTGCAGAACGTGGAGTTGCCAAGAAATGTATTGGTTAGTCCCACTCCTTTGGCCAATCCCCCCGTACCCGGGAGCTTTCCTAACAACAGCGGGCTGAATCCTCAGACTCCTGCCATGCCTGTTGCTGCTGTGGGGGGCGTTCTTGAGGATAACAAGGAGAGCGTGAATGTGCCTCAAGACAGCGACTGCCAGAACTCCCAGGGTAGGAAGGAGCAGGCTAATGTTGAGTTAAAAGCAGGACCTGCCCAAGAAGTTAAAACGGTTGTCTCTGAAGATCAATCCAAAAAAGATGGGCAACCTTTGGATCCTAACAAACTTCCCAGTGTCGAAGAGAACAAAAGTTTGGTGTCTCCTGCTATGAGGGAAGCACCAACATCGTTAAGTCAACTTCTCGACAATTCTGGAGCTCCTAATGTGACCATTAAACCCCCTGGGCTTACAGATGTGGAAGTAACACCTCCAGTAGTTTCTGGGGAGGACCTGAAAAAAGCATCTGTCATTCCCACACTGCAGGATCCGTCTTCTTCTAAAGAACCCTCTAACTCTCTAAATTTACCTCACAGTAATGAGCCGTGTTCAACCCTTGTGCATCCAGAATTGAGTGAGGTCAGTTCTAATGTTGCACCAAGCATCCCTCCAGTAATCTCAAGACCTGTCAGCTCTTCCTCCATTTCCACTCCCTTGCCCCCAAATCAGATAACTGTTTTTGTAACTTCGAATCCCATCACAACTTCAGCTAACACATCAGCAGCAGCTCTGCCAACTCACCTGCAGTCTGCATTAATGTCAACAGTCGTCACAATGCCCAATGTGGGTAGCAAGGTTATGGTTTCTGAGGGACAGTCAGCTGCGCAGTCGAATGCCCGGCCTCAGTTCATTACACCTGTCTTTATCAATTCATCCTCAATCATTCAGGTTATGAAAGGCTCGCAGCCAAGCACAATTCCTGCAGCCCCACTGACAACCAACTCGGGCTTGATGCCCCCCTCCGTTGCAGTCGTTGGCCCTTTACACATACCTCAGAACATAAAATTCTCTGCTCCTGTACCGCCTAATGCCCCTTCCAGTAGTCCTGCTCCAAACATACAGACAGGGCGACCCTTGGTCCTTAACTCACGGGCCACCCCTGTTCAGCTGCCTTCCCCGCCTTGTACAACTCCAGTTGTCCCTCCCCATCCCCCTGTCCAGCAAGTAAAAGAATTAAATCCAGATGAGGCTAGTCCTCAGGTGAGCACCTCAGCAGATCAGAACACTCTGCCCTCTTCACAGTCAACTGCAATGGTTTCTCCCCTTTTGACCAACAGTCCAGGCTCCTCTGTCAACCGGCGAAGCCCAGTTTCATCTAGTAAGGGCAAAGGAAAAGTGGACAAAATCGGCCAGATTTTACTGACCAAGGCTTGTAAGAAAGTTACAGGCTCTCTCGAGAAAGGGGAAGAGCAATATGGTGCAGATGGAGAGACTGAAGGCCACGGGCTAGAGACCACAGCTCCAGGGCTCGTGGGAACAGAGCAGTTACCCACAGAGCTGGACAGTAAAACCCCAACACCCCCAGCACCCACTCTGCTAAAAATGACCTCTAGCCCCGTGGGCTCGGGCTCCACCTCAGCAGGACCCAACTTACCTGGCGGTACTCTCCCCACCAGTGTACGCTCGATTGTAACCACTCTGGTACCCTCTGAGCTCATCTCCGCGGCGCCGACCACAAAAAACAATCATGTTGGCCTAGCATCTGAGCCCCTTGCAGGTGGCCTAATGGAGGAGAAGGTGGGATCCCACCCAGAGCTTCTGCCCAGCATAG cTCCTTCACAGAGTTTAGTCCCAAAGGAAACTCCAGCCACGGCACTGCAGGGGTCTGTTACCAGACCAG AACTCGAGGCAAATGCTGCCATAGTCTCTGGGCAAAG CAGTGAGCCCAAAGAGATCATTGAAAAGTCCAAAACTCCAAGCCGGAGAAACTCCCGAACTGAAGAGCCGGCTGTGGCTTCTGAAAGTGTGGAAAACGGACATCGGAAGCGATCCTCTCGGCCTGCTTCAGCCTCCAGCTCTACTAAAG ACATAACCAGTGTGGTGCAATCCAAGCGAAGAAAATCCAAGTAA